The sequence ATCGCCAGCGAAAGCATCAAGCAGGAACTGATGAAGGTTGGCGTAGCCGAAGAAAGGATCACGGTCAGCGGTATTCCGATCCGTGCGGCATTTTCCGAGTCGGCCGATCGGGCTGAACTCATACGGAAGCATGGGCTGCGGGAAGACCGGCGCTATATTCTGCTGTCTGCGGGAGCCTACGGTGTGTCGACCAAGGTACGCAAAATATTAAAAAGCGTGCTGGAGCATACCGATTTCGACTCCATTGTCCTCTGCGGAAATAATCAGAAGCTGCGCTTGGCGGTAGAAGCCGGCTACCGGAACAATGAACGCGTTCATATTCTCGGATATACCGATGAAATCCATGAGCTGATGTCCGTGTCCTCCTGTCTGCTAACCAAAGCAGGCGGCGTGACCCTTACCGAAGCTTTTGCGCTATCGCTGCCTGTTATCGTGTATTGTCCTCTTCCCGGACAGGAAGCAGGAAACGCAAAAGCGCTGTCCCGTCAAAAAGCGCTATATACCGCGAGCACCGAAAAAGAGTTGATCGGCCGTCTCCGTCTCCTGGAAATGAAGCCTTACCGCGAGGAAATTAAGCGCCAGATGAATGCCATATCCCGGAAGAACGCAGCCGAGCAGATTGTAAGTGAAGTGCTGGAGAGTCTAGAGCACCGTCCTTCATATCTGGGGCAGCCGGCACATTCACTGCAAGTGGAAGGGAAGGCGAAGACCGCTCATGGATATCGCTAATAAGACGGAGGCGCCTGATGCTGCGCTTCCTCGTCTGGGCCTGGCGCTCTTTTTCATAGAGTGGGTGAGGGGGGCGTTTCTGGTTGCCTTTTTGCCTGTCTATGCCATCGATCATCTTGGGTTGTCCGCAGCCGCGGTCGGGATTGCCGTATCGATTCATTATTTGACCGACAGCCTGATCAAAGGCTTCATTGGCTACCTGCTCGACAGACTGCCTCACCGAACGGTGCTCCATAGCGGATTTGGCATTGCCTTGGCCGGGTTGCTCCTGATGGTGACGACTAACCATGCTGGTCTTCTGATTGCGGCTTCAGCCTTGCTCGGAGCGGGCTTATCACCGATCTGGATCATTTGCATGAGCCACGTCAGGGAGGAGAACCGCGCCCGGCAGATGGGGAGCTTATACGTGTATTGGATGGCGGGTCTGGGCCTTGGAACGGTAATGATTAATGTAATTATGGACTGGGGGTTAACCTTATCTCTCCTTGCAATCGGGCTTTTCTTCGCTGCGGGGTGGGTTGTAGCGGGTCTGGCCCGGTTATCGGAGGCGCCGGCGCCCCAGGCCCAAATAAAGGTGGGAGAACAGTTTGCCGCTCTATGGCATAAGGTGAAAAAGGGCGGGTTTCTGATGCCGGGGATGCTGCTGCAGACCGCAGCCGGGGGAATGATCGTGCCGTTATTAACAACCTTTGCTGTGAACCAACTTGGTCTATCCCACTCCGGGCTTTCGCTGGCGCTTCTGATCGGCGGGGGAGCTGCCGTACTGCTCATGGTGCCTATGGGCAAATTATTCGATATGATCGGCGGCAAATGGTTTCTGGTTCTGGGCTTCGCCGTATTTGCAGTATCGCTGTATTTACTGACCTCCGCAGGTTCATTTGTAAGTGTCGTTGTTCTAGCACTCTTGATGGGCTGTGCCTACGCTACTCTGCTGCCTTCCTGGAACGCGCTGATGGCGCTATATATACCTGAGAGCTCGGTAGGAATGAGTTGGGGCCTGCTGTTCTCGGTTGAAGGTCTTGGGGCCGTGATC is a genomic window of Paenibacillus durus ATCC 35681 containing:
- a CDS encoding MGDG synthase family glycosyltransferase — translated: MKPDPVVLIVSSAFGDGHAKVAQAIEQSFRNRGINRVHIVDLFGEVHPLLNGITRTFYLKSASYAPNLYGIMYNMTSKMKPGYPLGQFLHSMGKHKVRKFLNDLRPDLIIHTYPYLAASQLGIESADNVPVFTVLTDYCLHGRWLHPRTMKYFIASESIKQELMKVGVAEERITVSGIPIRAAFSESADRAELIRKHGLREDRRYILLSAGAYGVSTKVRKILKSVLEHTDFDSIVLCGNNQKLRLAVEAGYRNNERVHILGYTDEIHELMSVSSCLLTKAGGVTLTEAFALSLPVIVYCPLPGQEAGNAKALSRQKALYTASTEKELIGRLRLLEMKPYREEIKRQMNAISRKNAAEQIVSEVLESLEHRPSYLGQPAHSLQVEGKAKTAHGYR
- a CDS encoding MFS transporter; its protein translation is MDIANKTEAPDAALPRLGLALFFIEWVRGAFLVAFLPVYAIDHLGLSAAAVGIAVSIHYLTDSLIKGFIGYLLDRLPHRTVLHSGFGIALAGLLLMVTTNHAGLLIAASALLGAGLSPIWIICMSHVREENRARQMGSLYVYWMAGLGLGTVMINVIMDWGLTLSLLAIGLFFAAGWVVAGLARLSEAPAPQAQIKVGEQFAALWHKVKKGGFLMPGMLLQTAAGGMIVPLLTTFAVNQLGLSHSGLSLALLIGGGAAVLLMVPMGKLFDMIGGKWFLVLGFAVFAVSLYLLTSAGSFVSVVVLALLMGCAYATLLPSWNALMALYIPESSVGMSWGLLFSVEGLGAVIGPFIGGWLASGGNEVIPFKVSACIFGVISLIYLLSPSEKFAHPERQSKLQQQQTN